From Azospirillum baldaniorum, the proteins below share one genomic window:
- a CDS encoding Fe2+-dependent dioxygenase, protein MLLQIPDVLTADEVAHCRAVLEASPWVDGRVTAGSQAVLAKNNLQIPEESNTARELGVVILKALGRNPAFNSAALPLRVLPPMFNRYDLDMTYGNHVDNAIRAIPGTGGMRMRADVSTTIFLSDPGEYDGGDLVVEDTYGTKGVKLPAGHAVVYPSSSLHRVTPVTRGSRWASFFFTQSLVKDDGLRAMLYDLDVAIIDLRRELGDQHPSVLALVNHYHNLLRRWAEV, encoded by the coding sequence GTGCTTCTGCAAATCCCCGACGTTCTGACCGCCGACGAGGTCGCCCATTGCCGCGCCGTGCTGGAGGCGTCGCCCTGGGTCGACGGCCGCGTCACCGCGGGCTCCCAGGCGGTGCTGGCCAAGAACAACCTGCAGATCCCGGAGGAGAGCAACACCGCCCGCGAGCTGGGCGTGGTCATCCTGAAGGCGCTGGGCCGCAACCCGGCCTTCAATTCCGCGGCCCTGCCGCTGCGCGTCCTGCCGCCCATGTTCAACCGCTACGACCTGGACATGACCTACGGCAACCATGTGGACAACGCCATCCGGGCCATTCCGGGCACCGGCGGCATGCGCATGCGGGCCGACGTCTCCACCACGATCTTCCTCAGCGATCCCGGCGAGTATGACGGCGGCGATCTCGTCGTCGAGGACACCTACGGCACCAAGGGCGTGAAGCTGCCGGCGGGGCACGCGGTGGTCTATCCGTCCAGCAGCCTGCACCGGGTGACCCCGGTGACGCGCGGCTCGCGCTGGGCCTCCTTCTTCTTCACGCAGTCGCTGGTCAAGGACGACGGGCTGCGGGCGATGCTCTACGACCTCGACGTGGCGATCATCGACCTGCGCCGGGAGTTGGGCGACCAGCACCCGTCCGTGCTGGCCCTGGTGAACCACTATCACAACCTGCTGCGGCGCTGGGCGGAGGTGTGA
- a CDS encoding tetratricopeptide repeat protein — MDGRVTAAVTAAGPGIIDVQLALGQQCLDRGGAERAQAVEWFRIAARSGDPRAVNMLGRCHEHGWGVPADPVLAAAYYRRAAELGDAWALFNLADLHCRGLGVPADDAEAYRLYAAAARGGNVKALNMLGLFHEAGRAVAEDGAGARQLFQAAAEGGDCWGRFNHARLLLQDGRTEEALAWFARALETGFPDFYFGMAAALAGQPDPRLRALARRAGDLAEGR; from the coding sequence ATGGACGGGAGAGTGACCGCCGCCGTCACGGCGGCGGGGCCGGGCATCATCGACGTGCAACTCGCCCTGGGGCAGCAATGCCTCGACCGGGGCGGGGCCGAGCGGGCGCAGGCGGTGGAGTGGTTCCGCATCGCCGCGCGCAGCGGCGACCCCCGCGCCGTCAACATGCTGGGGCGCTGCCACGAGCACGGTTGGGGCGTGCCCGCGGACCCCGTCCTGGCCGCCGCTTACTACCGCCGGGCCGCCGAGTTGGGCGACGCCTGGGCGCTGTTCAATCTGGCCGACCTGCATTGCCGCGGCCTGGGCGTTCCGGCGGACGACGCCGAAGCCTACCGCCTCTACGCCGCCGCGGCGCGCGGGGGGAACGTGAAGGCGCTGAACATGCTGGGCCTGTTCCACGAGGCCGGGCGCGCGGTGGCCGAGGACGGTGCGGGCGCCCGCCAACTCTTCCAGGCCGCCGCCGAGGGCGGGGACTGCTGGGGCCGCTTCAACCACGCCCGGCTGCTGCTCCAGGACGGGCGGACGGAGGAGGCGCTGGCGTGGTTCGCGCGGGCGTTGGAAACCGGTTTCCCCGACTTTTACTTCGGCATGGCCGCCGCCCTGGCCGGCCAGCCCGACCCGCGCCTGCGTGCGTTGGCGCGACGGGCGGGGGATTTGGCGGAGGGCCGGTGA
- a CDS encoding alpha-hydroxy acid oxidase, translated as MSVPADTVSLYDYERHFTARVDAATRAYIAGTGADGITRQANRDAYDRMRLMPRALRDLSGASAATSLFGQAMPYPILIAPMAFHRLVHRDGERATAQAAGLTGTWMTVSTQSSVTLEEVAAAAGGPLWFQIYTQPRPEDTLALVRRAEAAGYRALVLTVDAPVSGLRNIEQRAGFRLPDGIAPVNLAGLAPDSFTPTRPGSPVFQGMLHAAASWDTVRWLCAETRLPVLLKGIMNPDDVDLAVEAGAAGIIVSNHGGRTLDTLPAVAEVLPLVATRAAGRLPILADGGIRRGTDILKALALGADAVLVGQPVLHALAVGGMAGVAHMLTILQTELEVAMALSGRARLADIDRSVIFDPPRW; from the coding sequence ATGAGCGTTCCCGCCGACACCGTCTCGCTCTACGACTACGAGCGCCACTTCACCGCCCGCGTCGATGCGGCGACCCGCGCCTACATCGCCGGGACCGGGGCGGACGGCATCACCCGGCAGGCCAACCGCGACGCCTACGACCGGATGCGCCTGATGCCGCGGGCGTTGCGCGACCTGTCGGGGGCCAGCGCGGCGACGAGCCTGTTCGGGCAGGCGATGCCCTATCCCATCCTGATCGCGCCGATGGCCTTCCACCGGCTGGTCCATCGCGACGGGGAGCGGGCCACCGCGCAGGCGGCGGGGCTGACCGGCACCTGGATGACCGTCAGCACCCAGTCCAGCGTGACGCTGGAGGAGGTCGCGGCGGCGGCCGGAGGGCCGCTGTGGTTCCAGATCTACACCCAGCCGCGGCCGGAGGATACGTTGGCCCTGGTGCGGCGGGCGGAGGCCGCGGGCTACCGCGCTCTGGTGCTGACGGTGGACGCGCCGGTCAGCGGCCTGCGCAACATCGAACAGCGCGCCGGCTTCCGCCTGCCGGACGGCATCGCCCCGGTCAATCTGGCCGGGCTGGCGCCGGACAGCTTCACTCCGACGCGGCCCGGCAGCCCGGTCTTCCAGGGCATGCTGCACGCCGCGGCCAGCTGGGACACGGTGCGCTGGCTGTGCGCCGAGACGCGGCTGCCGGTGCTGTTGAAGGGGATCATGAACCCCGACGACGTCGACCTCGCCGTCGAGGCCGGGGCGGCGGGGATCATCGTGTCGAACCATGGCGGGCGGACGCTCGACACGCTGCCTGCGGTGGCGGAGGTGCTGCCGCTGGTCGCCACCCGCGCGGCGGGCCGCCTGCCCATCCTGGCGGACGGCGGCATCCGGCGCGGCACCGACATCCTGAAGGCGCTGGCGCTGGGCGCCGACGCGGTGCTGGTGGGCCAGCCGGTGCTGCACGCCCTGGCGGTCGGCGGCATGGCGGGGGTGGCCCACATGCTGACCATCCTGCAGACCGAGCTGGAGGTCGCCATGGCGCTGAGCGGGCGGGCGCGGCTGGCCGACATCGACCGGTCGGTGATCTTCGACCCGCCGCGTTGGTGA
- a CDS encoding ABC transporter ATP-binding protein, which translates to MIDVKNITKRYNGTVVLDGVSLSLPAGGVISLIGANGAGKSTLLSIISRLLPMSSGTVEIDGLDVTTTPGEVLARRLSILRQDNQIMSRLTVEDLVAFGRYPHSKGRLTDEDRKHIAKALRYLDLEPLAGRFLDELSGGQRQRAFIAMVLCQDTEYILLDEPLNNLDVKHAVAMMKLFRRTADEFGKTVVLVLHDINFASCYSDRIVAMRDGRVVHQGPPEAIITPDVIRDVYGVEAQVMENAGQRIALYYQ; encoded by the coding sequence ATGATCGACGTCAAGAACATCACGAAGCGCTACAACGGCACCGTCGTCCTCGACGGGGTGTCCCTGTCTCTTCCCGCGGGCGGGGTGATCTCGCTGATCGGGGCGAACGGGGCGGGCAAGTCGACCCTGCTGTCGATCATCAGCCGCCTGCTGCCGATGTCCTCGGGCACGGTGGAAATCGACGGGCTGGACGTGACCACCACGCCGGGCGAGGTGCTGGCCCGCCGCCTGTCCATCCTGCGCCAGGACAACCAGATCATGTCCCGCCTGACGGTGGAAGACCTCGTCGCCTTCGGCCGATACCCGCACAGCAAGGGCCGCCTGACCGACGAGGACCGCAAGCACATCGCCAAGGCGCTGCGCTATCTGGACCTGGAGCCGCTGGCCGGCCGCTTCCTGGACGAGCTGTCGGGCGGTCAACGCCAGCGCGCCTTCATCGCCATGGTGCTGTGCCAGGACACCGAATACATCCTGCTCGACGAGCCGCTGAACAACCTCGACGTCAAGCACGCGGTGGCGATGATGAAGCTGTTCCGCCGCACCGCCGACGAGTTCGGCAAGACCGTCGTGCTGGTGCTGCACGACATCAACTTCGCCTCCTGCTACTCCGACCGCATCGTCGCGATGCGCGATGGCCGTGTCGTGCACCAGGGACCGCCGGAGGCCATCATCACGCCCGACGTCATCCGCGACGTCTACGGCGTCGAGGCCCAGGTGATGGAGAACGCCGGCCAGCGCATCGCGCTGTACTATCAGTAA
- a CDS encoding iron chelate uptake ABC transporter family permease subunit, with the protein MPADRRILSPMVVLGGLSALTLLSIALFMTLGARGKWDFILAFRGTKIAAMVLVGYAVAVSTVLFQTITNNRILTPSVMGFDHLYRMIQTLLVFQFGSGLVASLDPRLRFGIEVASMVVFSGLLYWWLFNGAGRGDNRRSLHLLLLVGIVFGVLFRSLTSFLQRIIDPNEFLTVQDRLFANFNRVDVELLTVSALVVLAVSLVGWRWRRTFDVLALGRDAAINLGVEHRRAVMAVLVMVSILVSVSTALVGPITFFGLLVANLAYLVVRSHRHALILPAAVLLAVLTLVAGQLVLERVFGYNAALSIVIEFVGGLAFLFILVRGSAR; encoded by the coding sequence ATGCCGGCTGACCGCCGCATCCTCTCGCCGATGGTCGTCCTGGGCGGCCTGTCGGCGCTGACCCTGCTGTCGATCGCGCTGTTCATGACGCTGGGCGCGCGGGGCAAGTGGGACTTCATCCTGGCCTTCCGCGGCACCAAGATCGCCGCCATGGTGCTGGTCGGCTACGCCGTCGCCGTGTCGACCGTCCTGTTCCAGACGATCACCAACAACCGCATCCTCACCCCCTCGGTGATGGGCTTCGACCATCTCTACCGGATGATCCAGACGCTGCTGGTCTTTCAGTTCGGCAGCGGGCTGGTGGCGTCGCTCGACCCGCGGCTGCGCTTCGGCATCGAGGTGGCGTCGATGGTCGTCTTCTCCGGCTTGCTCTACTGGTGGCTGTTCAACGGCGCGGGGCGGGGCGACAACCGGCGCAGCCTGCATCTGCTGCTCCTCGTCGGCATCGTGTTCGGCGTGCTGTTCCGCAGCCTGACCAGCTTCCTTCAGCGCATCATCGACCCCAACGAGTTCCTGACGGTGCAGGACCGGCTGTTCGCCAACTTCAACCGGGTGGACGTCGAACTGCTGACGGTGTCGGCGCTGGTCGTGCTGGCGGTGTCGCTGGTCGGCTGGCGGTGGCGGCGCACCTTCGACGTGCTGGCGCTGGGGCGCGACGCCGCGATCAACCTCGGCGTGGAGCACCGGCGCGCGGTGATGGCGGTGCTGGTGATGGTGTCCATCCTGGTGTCGGTGTCCACGGCTCTGGTCGGGCCGATCACCTTCTTCGGGCTGCTGGTCGCCAACCTCGCCTATCTGGTGGTCCGCTCGCACCGGCACGCGCTGATCCTGCCCGCCGCGGTGCTCCTCGCCGTGCTGACGCTGGTCGCCGGCCAACTCGTGCTGGAGCGGGTGTTCGGCTACAACGCCGCGCTCAGCATCGTCATCGAGTTCGTGGGCGGTCTCGCCTTCCTGTTCATCCTGGTGCGGGGTTCGGCCCGATGA
- a CDS encoding ABC transporter permease, translated as MPIATLPLATVGIGLLAVWSLFVGVSDVSLATLFGGTPGGAPDQATQVLLVSRLPRTLALILAGAAMAVSGLLLQMLVRNRFVEPSTAGTAESAIFGMMMVSLLAPEMPVFGRMAVASLCALAGTGLFLAILRQVPLRSPLVVPLVGIMLGGVITAMTEFVAYRQDLIQSVRGWETGDFSAILLGRYELLWLSAALTGVAYLAADRFTVAGMGRDVATNLGIDHRKVMALGLVIVSMTTAAVIATCGMIPFLGLIVPNVVSLVRGDNMRGSLPWVALMGAGLVLACDIAGRLVIHPYEIPIGTMMGVIGSALFLYLLLRRNGHAG; from the coding sequence CTGCCAATCGCCACGCTCCCGCTGGCGACCGTGGGCATCGGCCTGCTGGCCGTCTGGAGCCTGTTCGTCGGCGTCAGCGACGTGAGCCTCGCGACGCTGTTCGGTGGCACTCCGGGTGGCGCCCCGGATCAGGCCACCCAGGTGCTGCTGGTCAGCCGGCTGCCCCGGACGCTGGCCCTGATCCTGGCCGGCGCCGCCATGGCGGTGTCGGGCCTGCTCCTCCAGATGCTGGTGCGCAACCGCTTCGTGGAGCCCTCCACCGCCGGCACCGCGGAATCGGCCATCTTCGGCATGATGATGGTCTCGCTGCTGGCGCCGGAGATGCCGGTGTTCGGGCGCATGGCCGTCGCCAGCCTGTGCGCGCTGGCCGGGACGGGGCTGTTCCTGGCGATCCTGCGGCAGGTGCCGCTGCGCTCGCCGCTGGTGGTGCCGCTTGTCGGCATCATGCTGGGCGGGGTCATCACGGCGATGACTGAGTTCGTCGCCTACCGCCAGGACCTGATCCAGTCGGTGCGCGGCTGGGAGACCGGGGACTTCTCCGCCATCCTGCTCGGCCGCTACGAGCTGCTGTGGCTGAGCGCCGCCCTGACCGGCGTCGCCTATCTGGCGGCGGACCGCTTCACCGTCGCCGGGATGGGGCGGGACGTCGCCACCAACCTGGGCATCGACCACCGCAAGGTGATGGCGCTGGGGCTGGTCATCGTGTCGATGACCACCGCGGCGGTGATCGCCACCTGCGGCATGATCCCCTTCCTGGGGCTGATCGTTCCCAACGTCGTCAGCCTCGTCCGCGGCGACAACATGCGCGGGTCCCTGCCCTGGGTCGCGCTGATGGGGGCCGGGCTGGTGCTGGCCTGCGACATCGCCGGGCGGCTGGTGATCCATCCCTACGAGATCCCGATCGGGACGATGATGGGGGTGATCGGCAGCGCCCTGTTCCTCTATCTCCTGCTGCGGAGGAACGGCCATGCCGGCTGA
- a CDS encoding siderophore ABC transporter substrate-binding protein, with translation MKLTRRHALAMTAAVVGLAALAPIPGYAQDMTVRHAQGETRLPAKLDPVLVFDMTALDTLDALGVAIAGVPTGLKPPHLAKYDGPSYAKIGTMFEPDYEAVNAAEPGLIIAGGRSAPKYAELSRIAPTLDMTTDQKDFLNSSIANAETLGRIFGKTAEVKQKLDRLRASIAELKAVAGNAGKGLLVLTTGGKMSAYGPGSRFGILHSEFGIQPAAPDLKVANHGQAISFEFILETNPDWLFVIDRDAAIGQDGKPARQFLDNDIVRRTTAWQKNQVVYLNGGNWYIVGGGLSALQQDVDDLLAALSKKS, from the coding sequence ATGAAGCTGACCCGACGCCACGCCCTCGCCATGACCGCCGCCGTGGTCGGCCTCGCCGCCCTGGCGCCCATCCCGGGTTACGCCCAGGACATGACGGTGCGGCACGCGCAGGGCGAGACCCGGCTTCCCGCCAAGCTCGACCCCGTCCTGGTCTTCGACATGACCGCGCTGGACACGCTCGACGCGCTGGGCGTCGCGATCGCCGGGGTGCCCACGGGGCTGAAGCCGCCGCACCTCGCCAAGTATGACGGGCCGTCCTATGCGAAGATCGGCACCATGTTCGAGCCCGACTACGAGGCGGTGAACGCCGCCGAGCCCGGCCTGATCATCGCCGGCGGCCGCTCCGCCCCGAAATACGCCGAGCTGTCGCGCATCGCGCCGACGCTCGACATGACGACCGACCAGAAAGACTTCCTGAACAGCTCGATTGCAAACGCCGAGACGCTGGGCCGCATCTTCGGCAAGACCGCCGAGGTCAAGCAGAAGCTGGACCGGCTGCGCGCCTCCATCGCCGAGCTGAAGGCGGTGGCGGGCAACGCCGGCAAGGGCCTGCTGGTCCTGACCACCGGCGGCAAGATGAGCGCCTACGGGCCGGGATCGCGCTTCGGCATCCTGCACTCGGAGTTCGGCATCCAGCCGGCCGCCCCCGACCTGAAGGTCGCCAACCACGGGCAGGCCATCTCCTTCGAATTCATCCTGGAGACCAACCCGGACTGGCTGTTCGTGATCGACCGCGACGCCGCCATCGGGCAGGACGGCAAGCCGGCTCGGCAGTTCCTCGACAACGACATCGTCCGCCGCACCACCGCCTGGCAGAAGAATCAGGTCGTCTATCTGAACGGCGGCAACTGGTACATCGTCGGCGGCGGGCTGTCGGCGCTCCAGCAGGATGTGGACGATCTTCTGGCGGCGCTGTCCAAGAAGTCCTGA
- a CDS encoding PadR family transcriptional regulator → MRRHHPGPHGDGPHGGGPRHGGGRHAAEGGWGHERHERRGGRGGRRGVFEASELRLVLLRLIADEPRHGYDLIRAVEELTGGGYVPSPGVIYPTLSLLEEMGHIAKADAEGARKPFAVTPEGTAQLAQDAATVDALFARLAALATRRAHTDGAPIRRAMENLKAVLMHRLGREGVDADTVHAAVSILDEAAQRIERLP, encoded by the coding sequence ATGCGCCGCCATCATCCCGGCCCGCACGGCGATGGCCCCCATGGCGGCGGTCCCCGTCACGGCGGCGGCCGTCACGCCGCGGAAGGAGGCTGGGGTCATGAGCGTCACGAGCGGCGCGGTGGGCGCGGCGGCCGGCGCGGCGTCTTCGAGGCGTCGGAACTGCGGCTGGTCCTGCTGCGGCTGATCGCTGACGAGCCGCGGCACGGCTACGACCTGATCCGCGCCGTCGAGGAGCTGACCGGTGGCGGCTATGTGCCCAGCCCCGGCGTGATCTACCCGACCCTGTCGCTGCTGGAGGAGATGGGTCACATCGCCAAGGCCGACGCCGAAGGCGCGCGCAAGCCCTTCGCCGTGACCCCGGAGGGCACCGCCCAGCTCGCCCAGGACGCGGCCACCGTCGACGCCCTGTTCGCCCGCCTCGCCGCCCTGGCGACCCGGCGGGCCCACACCGACGGCGCCCCGATCCGCCGCGCCATGGAGAATCTGAAGGCCGTGCTGATGCACCGGCTGGGGCGCGAGGGCGTCGACGCGGACACGGTGCACGCCGCCGTTTCCATCCTCGACGAGGCGGCCCAGCGCATCGAACGTCTTCCCTGA
- a CDS encoding DUF2218 domain-containing protein produces MRHASSVRVPTPNGSRYLQQLCKHWAHNLTVEYTPEAGSVVFPRNARGADWPGDAILTLQARPDALDCRLDTSSAEHLAALKGALERHLDRFAFREVPLSYPWQDEAA; encoded by the coding sequence ATGAGACACGCCAGCAGCGTCCGCGTCCCGACCCCGAACGGCAGCCGCTACCTCCAGCAGCTCTGCAAGCACTGGGCGCACAATCTGACGGTGGAGTACACGCCGGAGGCGGGGAGCGTCGTTTTCCCGCGCAACGCCCGCGGCGCCGATTGGCCGGGCGACGCCATCCTGACGCTCCAGGCCCGGCCGGACGCGCTGGACTGCCGGCTGGACACCAGCTCCGCCGAGCATCTCGCCGCCCTGAAGGGTGCGCTGGAACGCCATCTCGACCGCTTCGCCTTCCGCGAGGTTCCGCTGTCCTACCCCTGGCAGGACGAGGCGGCCTGA
- a CDS encoding bifunctional metallophosphatase/5'-nucleotidase: MPNRGNGGVGRFSGWRAVLAACAVAALGAVAPAASAAELSIVFTSTMADIEPVEGEGGLANLATLLRTKRAEGNTLFLHGGASLTAGVLSTFDRGAHMIDLLNELQPDMMAVTKRDLGFGKDELTLRSYEARFPFVSATTIDRNTGKVMEGLEPSALLDTPVGRIGVVSAISPDLTVQYIVPDIEVRPPAMIAAEARALRAQGADYVVAILDNAPEAVEALRGEPAIDALLQLSATGKDVLEADKGKLFGVHVNVKGSAFVLRLDGDGKAPPALAGAAIVPLAGLPPDPAMEKRVGVYLARLSELLDITIGTTATPLDTRRAAVRTGENAFASLIADAMRGHFNTDAAFINGGNIRGNRQYEAGTVLTRRDIQRELPFRDTIIAVTLPGKALREALEVSAAGVENQKGSFLHPSNMAVVYDLKQPAGSRVVSVTVGGKPLDPDARYSVALPNYLAQGGDGYGMLKSPGASSGASGKLLWEIMAQHLTDRGTVSPRIDGRITER, translated from the coding sequence ATGCCGAATCGCGGCAATGGTGGGGTGGGGCGTTTTTCCGGCTGGCGTGCCGTCCTGGCCGCCTGCGCCGTCGCGGCGCTCGGCGCCGTCGCGCCGGCCGCGTCGGCGGCGGAGCTGTCGATCGTCTTCACCTCGACGATGGCCGACATCGAGCCGGTGGAGGGCGAGGGCGGCCTCGCCAACCTCGCCACGCTGCTGCGCACCAAGCGGGCGGAGGGCAACACGCTGTTCCTGCACGGCGGCGCGTCGCTGACCGCGGGCGTCCTGTCCACCTTCGACCGCGGCGCCCACATGATCGACCTGCTGAACGAGCTTCAGCCCGACATGATGGCGGTGACCAAGCGCGACCTCGGCTTCGGCAAGGACGAGCTGACCCTGCGCAGCTACGAGGCGCGCTTCCCCTTCGTCAGCGCCACCACCATCGACCGCAACACCGGCAAGGTGATGGAGGGGCTGGAGCCGTCGGCGCTGCTCGACACGCCGGTGGGCAGGATCGGCGTGGTCTCGGCGATCTCGCCGGACCTGACGGTCCAGTACATCGTGCCGGACATCGAGGTGCGCCCGCCCGCCATGATCGCGGCGGAGGCCCGCGCCCTGCGCGCGCAGGGGGCCGACTATGTGGTCGCCATCCTGGACAACGCCCCGGAGGCGGTGGAGGCTCTGCGCGGCGAGCCCGCCATCGACGCGCTGCTCCAGCTCTCCGCCACCGGCAAGGACGTCTTGGAGGCCGATAAGGGCAAGCTCTTCGGCGTCCATGTCAACGTGAAGGGATCGGCCTTCGTCCTGCGGCTGGACGGCGACGGCAAGGCGCCGCCCGCGCTGGCCGGCGCCGCCATCGTGCCGCTCGCGGGGCTGCCGCCGGACCCGGCGATGGAAAAGCGGGTCGGCGTCTATTTGGCCCGTCTGTCGGAGCTGCTGGACATCACCATCGGGACGACGGCGACCCCGCTCGACACCCGCCGCGCCGCGGTGCGCACCGGCGAGAACGCCTTCGCCTCGCTGATCGCCGACGCCATGCGCGGCCATTTCAACACCGACGCGGCCTTCATCAACGGCGGCAACATCCGCGGCAACCGCCAGTACGAGGCGGGGACGGTGCTGACCCGCCGCGACATCCAGCGCGAACTGCCCTTCCGCGACACCATCATCGCCGTCACCCTTCCCGGCAAGGCCCTGCGCGAGGCGCTGGAGGTCAGCGCCGCCGGGGTGGAGAACCAGAAGGGCAGCTTCCTCCACCCGTCCAACATGGCGGTGGTCTACGACCTGAAGCAGCCGGCGGGCAGCCGCGTCGTCTCCGTCACGGTGGGCGGCAAGCCGCTCGACCCGGACGCCCGCTATTCGGTCGCCCTGCCCAACTATCTGGCCCAGGGCGGCGACGGCTACGGCATGCTGAAGTCGCCCGGCGCTTCCTCAGGAGCCAGCGGCAAGCTGCTGTGGGAGATCATGGCCCAACATCTGACCGACCGCGGGACGGTGTCGCCCCGCATCGACGGCCGCATCACCGAGCGTTGA